In Streptomyces sp. NBC_00433, a single genomic region encodes these proteins:
- the carB gene encoding carbamoyl-phosphate synthase large subunit: MPKRTDIRSVLVIGSGPIVIGQAAEFDYSGTQACRVLKSEGLRVILVNSNPATIMTDPEIADATYIEPITPEYVAKIIAKERPDALLPTLGGQTALNTAISLHEDGTLAEYGVELIGANVEAINKGEDRELFKGVVEAVRAKIGHGESARSVICHSMDDVLAGVGTLGGYPVVVRPSFTMGGAGSGFAHDEEELRRIAGQGLTLSPTTEVLLEESILGWKEYELELMRDRHDNVVVVCSIENFDPMGVHTGDSITVAPAMTLTDREYQTLRDIGIAVIREVGVDTGGCNIQFAVNPEDGRVIVIEMNPRVSRSSALASKATGFPIAKIAARLAVGYTLDEIPNDITEKTPASFEPTLDYVVVKVPRFAFEKFPAADSTLTTTMKSVGEAMAIGRNFTEALNKALRSLEKKGSQFDFTGEPGDKDELLALAGIPTDGRINTVMAAIRAGATQDEVFTATRIDPWFVDQLFLIHEHAEALAAADRLDPELLADAKRHGFSDAQIAAIRGLREDVIREVRHALGIRPVYKTVDTCAAEFAADTPYFYSSYDEESEVAPRTKPAVIILGSGPNRIGQGIEFDYSCVHASFALHDAGYETVMVNCNPETVSTDYDTSDRLYFEPLTLEDVLEIVHAETQAGPVAGVIVQLGGQTPLGLAQALKDNGVPVVGTSPEAIHLAEDRGAFGRVLAEAGLPAPKHGTATSFPGAKAIADEIGYPVLVRPSYVLGGRGMEIVYDETRLASYIAESTEIGADRPVLVDRFLDDAIEIDVDALYDGHELYLGGVMEHIEEAGIHSGDSACALPPITLGGHDIKRLRTSTEAIAKGVGVQGLINIQFALAGDILYVLEANPRASRTVPFTSKATAVPLAKAAARISLGATVAELRAEGMLPATGDGGTLPLDAPISVKEAVLPWSRFRDVQGRGVDTILGPEMRSTGEVMGIDAVFGTAYAKSQAGAYGALPTKGRAFISVANRDKRALIFPARALIEHGFELLATSGTAEVLRRNGIQARAVRKQSEGVGPAGEPTIVTLIHEGEVDLIVNTPFGTGGRLDGYDIRTAAVSRGIPCLTTVQALAAAVQGIDALTSGDIGVCSLQDHASRLTASRNE; this comes from the coding sequence GTGCCTAAGCGCACCGACATCCGGTCCGTTCTGGTCATCGGCTCGGGTCCGATCGTCATCGGCCAGGCCGCCGAGTTCGACTACTCCGGCACCCAGGCCTGCCGGGTCCTGAAGTCCGAGGGCCTGCGGGTGATCCTGGTCAACTCCAACCCGGCCACGATCATGACCGACCCGGAGATCGCCGACGCCACCTACATCGAGCCGATCACCCCGGAATACGTCGCCAAGATCATCGCCAAGGAGCGCCCCGACGCCCTGCTGCCCACCCTCGGCGGCCAGACCGCGCTCAACACCGCGATCTCGCTGCACGAGGACGGCACCCTGGCCGAATACGGCGTCGAGCTGATCGGCGCCAACGTCGAGGCCATCAACAAGGGCGAGGACCGCGAGCTGTTCAAGGGCGTGGTCGAGGCGGTCCGCGCGAAGATCGGCCACGGCGAGTCCGCCCGCTCGGTGATCTGCCACTCCATGGACGACGTGCTAGCCGGCGTCGGCACCCTCGGCGGCTACCCCGTCGTGGTCCGCCCCTCCTTCACCATGGGCGGCGCCGGCTCCGGCTTCGCCCACGACGAGGAGGAGCTGCGCCGCATCGCCGGCCAGGGCCTGACCCTCTCGCCGACCACCGAGGTGCTCCTGGAGGAGTCCATCCTCGGCTGGAAGGAGTACGAGCTGGAGCTGATGCGCGACAGGCACGACAACGTCGTGGTCGTCTGCTCCATCGAGAACTTCGACCCGATGGGCGTCCACACCGGCGACTCCATCACCGTCGCCCCGGCGATGACCCTCACCGACCGCGAGTACCAGACGCTGCGCGACATCGGCATCGCCGTGATCCGCGAGGTCGGCGTCGACACCGGCGGCTGCAACATCCAGTTCGCCGTCAACCCCGAGGACGGCCGGGTCATCGTCATCGAGATGAACCCCCGTGTCTCCCGCTCCTCGGCGCTGGCGTCCAAGGCCACCGGCTTCCCGATCGCCAAGATCGCCGCCAGGCTCGCCGTCGGCTACACCCTGGACGAGATCCCCAACGACATCACCGAGAAGACCCCGGCGTCCTTCGAGCCGACCCTCGACTACGTGGTCGTGAAGGTGCCGCGGTTCGCCTTCGAGAAATTCCCGGCCGCCGACTCCACGCTGACCACCACCATGAAGTCCGTCGGCGAGGCCATGGCCATCGGCCGCAACTTCACCGAGGCGCTCAACAAGGCGCTGCGCTCGCTGGAGAAGAAGGGCTCGCAGTTCGACTTCACCGGCGAGCCCGGCGACAAGGACGAGCTGCTGGCGCTGGCCGGCATCCCCACCGACGGCCGGATCAACACCGTGATGGCCGCGATCAGGGCGGGCGCCACCCAGGACGAGGTCTTCACCGCCACCCGGATCGACCCCTGGTTCGTCGACCAGCTCTTCCTCATCCACGAGCACGCCGAGGCGCTCGCCGCGGCCGACCGGCTCGACCCCGAACTGCTCGCCGACGCCAAGCGGCACGGCTTCTCCGACGCCCAGATCGCCGCGATCCGCGGCCTGCGCGAGGACGTCATCCGCGAGGTGCGGCACGCGCTGGGCATCCGCCCGGTCTACAAGACCGTCGACACCTGCGCCGCCGAATTCGCCGCCGACACCCCGTACTTCTACTCGTCCTACGACGAGGAGAGCGAGGTCGCGCCCCGGACGAAACCGGCCGTGATCATCCTCGGCTCAGGACCCAACAGGATCGGCCAGGGCATCGAGTTCGACTACTCGTGTGTGCACGCCTCCTTCGCGCTGCACGACGCCGGGTACGAGACCGTGATGGTCAACTGCAATCCCGAGACCGTCTCCACCGACTACGACACCTCCGATCGGCTCTACTTCGAGCCGCTCACCCTGGAGGACGTCCTGGAGATCGTGCACGCCGAGACCCAGGCCGGACCCGTGGCCGGCGTCATCGTCCAGCTCGGCGGCCAGACCCCGCTCGGCCTGGCGCAGGCGCTCAAGGACAACGGAGTGCCCGTCGTCGGCACCTCGCCCGAGGCCATCCACCTCGCCGAGGACCGCGGCGCCTTCGGCCGGGTGCTCGCCGAGGCGGGCCTGCCCGCCCCCAAGCACGGCACCGCCACGTCCTTCCCCGGCGCCAAGGCCATCGCCGACGAGATCGGCTACCCCGTCCTGGTCCGGCCCTCGTACGTGCTCGGCGGCCGCGGCATGGAGATCGTCTACGACGAGACCCGCCTGGCGTCGTACATCGCGGAGTCCACCGAGATCGGCGCCGACCGCCCGGTCCTGGTCGACCGCTTCCTCGACGACGCCATCGAGATCGACGTCGACGCCCTCTACGACGGCCACGAGCTTTACCTCGGCGGCGTCATGGAGCACATCGAGGAAGCCGGCATCCACTCCGGCGACTCGGCCTGCGCCCTGCCGCCCATCACGCTCGGCGGCCACGACATCAAGCGGCTGCGCACCTCGACGGAGGCCATCGCCAAGGGCGTCGGCGTCCAAGGCCTGATCAACATCCAGTTCGCGCTCGCCGGGGACATCCTCTACGTGCTGGAGGCCAACCCGCGCGCGTCCCGTACCGTCCCCTTCACCTCCAAGGCGACCGCGGTGCCGCTCGCCAAGGCCGCGGCCCGCATCTCGCTCGGCGCCACCGTGGCCGAACTGCGCGCCGAGGGCATGCTGCCCGCCACCGGCGACGGCGGCACCCTGCCGCTGGACGCGCCGATCTCGGTCAAGGAGGCCGTACTCCCCTGGAGCCGCTTCCGCGACGTCCAGGGCCGCGGCGTCGACACCATCCTCGGCCCGGAGATGCGCTCCACCGGCGAGGTCATGGGCATCGACGCGGTCTTCGGCACCGCCTACGCCAAGTCCCAGGCCGGCGCGTACGGTGCGCTGCCCACCAAGGGCCGCGCCTTCATCTCGGTCGCCAACCGCGACAAGCGCGCGCTGATCTTCCCGGCCCGCGCGCTGATCGAGCACGGCTTCGAACTGCTGGCCACCTCGGGCACCGCGGAGGTCCTGCGGCGCAACGGCATCCAGGCCCGAGCTGTGCGCAAGCAGTCGGAGGGCGTCGGTCCAGCCGGCGAGCCGACGATCGTGACCCTCATCCACGAGGGCGAGGTCGACCTCATCGTCAACACCCCGTTCGGCACGGGGGGTCGCCTCGACGGCTACGACATCCGCACCGCCGCGGTTTCCCGCGGCATCCCCTGCCTCACCACGGTCCAGGCCCTCGCCGCCGCTGTCCAGGGCATCGACGCCCTGACCAGTGGCGACATCGGCGTCTGCTCCTTGCAGGACCACGCCAGCCGCCTGACGGCGAGCCGGAACGAATAA
- a CDS encoding quinone-dependent dihydroorotate dehydrogenase has translation MYHLFFRLVFRRMDAEKAHHLAFRWIRLVARVPVLRALVSAVSAPRNPALRTVAFGREMPGPFGLAAGFDKNAVAIDGMAMLGFDHVEIGTVTARQQSGNPTPRLFRLVGDRALINRMGFNNDGSTAVAARLAARRTVFPTTVGVNIGKTKVVPEGEAVQDYVTSAERLARYADYLVVNVSSPNTPGLRDLQATEALRPLLAAVREAADGAADGRRVPLLVKIAPDLADADVDAVADLAVELGLDGIIATNTTIAREGLGLTSDPAVVAQGGGLSGAPLADRSLEVLRRLYARVGDRITLVGVGGVTTAEDAWQRILAGATLVQGYSAFIYQGPLWMRAVHKGLAARLAASPHATLADAVGADTRKATP, from the coding sequence ATGTACCACCTGTTCTTTCGGCTGGTCTTCCGGCGGATGGACGCCGAAAAGGCGCACCACCTGGCCTTCAGATGGATCCGACTCGTCGCGAGGGTCCCTGTGTTGCGAGCACTCGTGAGTGCCGTATCGGCCCCGCGCAACCCCGCCCTGCGGACCGTGGCGTTCGGGCGGGAGATGCCCGGCCCCTTCGGCCTGGCCGCCGGCTTCGACAAGAACGCCGTCGCCATCGACGGCATGGCGATGCTCGGGTTCGACCACGTCGAGATCGGCACCGTGACCGCACGGCAGCAGTCGGGCAACCCGACCCCGCGGCTCTTCCGGCTGGTGGGGGACCGGGCGCTGATCAACAGGATGGGCTTCAACAACGACGGCTCCACGGCGGTCGCGGCGAGGCTCGCCGCGCGGCGCACCGTCTTCCCGACGACCGTCGGCGTCAACATCGGCAAGACGAAGGTCGTCCCCGAGGGTGAGGCCGTACAGGATTACGTCACCTCAGCCGAGCGGCTCGCGCGTTATGCCGACTACCTGGTCGTGAACGTGTCGTCGCCCAACACCCCGGGGCTGCGCGACCTGCAGGCCACCGAGGCGCTGCGGCCGCTGCTCGCGGCCGTACGGGAGGCCGCCGACGGCGCGGCAGACGGCCGCCGCGTGCCGCTGCTGGTGAAGATCGCGCCCGACCTCGCCGACGCGGACGTGGACGCGGTCGCCGACCTCGCCGTGGAGCTGGGGCTCGACGGCATCATCGCCACGAACACCACGATCGCCCGCGAGGGCCTCGGCCTCACCTCGGACCCGGCGGTGGTCGCGCAGGGCGGCGGGCTGTCGGGGGCGCCGCTGGCGGACCGCTCGCTTGAGGTGCTGCGGCGGCTGTACGCCCGGGTGGGCGACCGGATCACGCTGGTCGGTGTCGGCGGTGTCACGACCGCCGAGGACGCCTGGCAGCGCATCCTCGCCGGTGCCACCCTCGTACAGGGATACAGCGCCTTCATCTACCAGGGACCGCTGTGGATGCGGGCGGTCCACAAGGGCCTGGCCGCCCGGCTGGCCGCGAGCCCCCACGCCACCCTCGCCGACGCGGTCGGCGCCGACACCAGGAAGGCCACCCCATGA
- the pyrF gene encoding orotidine-5'-phosphate decarboxylase produces the protein MTTERQEDFGVRLRRAMDTRGQLCVGIDPHASLLADWGLGDGVDGLERFTMTVVEALGEQVAVFKPQSAFFERFGSRGVAVLERAVVAARQAGALVLMDAKRGDIGSTMAAYAATYLDKDSPLFSDALTVSPYLGFGSLRPALDAARVSGSGVFVLALTSNPEGAQVQRATVGDGRTVAQLMLDDIRAENAGAAPLGSVGAVVGATLGEAGVDLAVNGPLLAPGVGAQGATPADLPGVFGAALGNVLPSVSRGVLRHGPDAAALRAAALRYADEVRAAVEGA, from the coding sequence ATGACGACCGAGCGGCAGGAAGACTTCGGTGTGCGGCTGCGCCGCGCCATGGACACCCGCGGACAGCTGTGTGTCGGCATCGACCCGCATGCCTCGCTGCTGGCCGACTGGGGCCTGGGCGACGGTGTGGACGGCCTTGAGCGCTTCACCATGACCGTGGTGGAGGCGCTGGGGGAGCAGGTCGCGGTCTTCAAGCCGCAGTCCGCGTTCTTCGAGCGCTTCGGCTCGCGCGGTGTCGCCGTGCTGGAGCGGGCGGTGGTGGCCGCGCGGCAGGCGGGCGCGCTGGTGCTGATGGACGCCAAGCGCGGCGACATCGGCTCGACCATGGCCGCGTACGCCGCCACGTATCTGGACAAGGACTCGCCGCTGTTCAGCGACGCGCTCACCGTCAGCCCCTACCTCGGCTTCGGCTCGCTGCGGCCCGCGCTGGACGCGGCGCGGGTCTCCGGCTCCGGCGTCTTCGTGCTGGCGCTGACCTCGAACCCGGAGGGCGCGCAGGTGCAGCGGGCGACGGTGGGCGACGGCCGGACGGTCGCGCAGCTGATGCTGGACGACATCAGGGCGGAGAACGCCGGCGCGGCCCCGCTGGGCTCGGTCGGCGCGGTGGTCGGCGCGACGCTGGGCGAGGCGGGCGTGGACCTGGCGGTCAACGGCCCGCTGCTGGCCCCCGGCGTCGGCGCCCAGGGCGCGACGCCCGCGGACCTGCCCGGGGTCTTCGGGGCGGCGCTGGGCAATGTCCTGCCGAGTGTGAGCCGCGGTGTGCTCAGGCACGGTCCCGACGCGGCCGCGCTGCGTGCCGCCGCGCTGCGATACGCGGACGAGGTGCGCGCCGCCGTGGAAGGCGCCTGA
- a CDS encoding integration host factor, which produces MALPPLTPEQRAAALEKAAAARRERAEVKNRLKHSGASLHEVIKQGQENDVIGKMKVSALLESLPGVGKVRAKQIMERLGISESRRVRGLGSNQIASLEREFGGTPA; this is translated from the coding sequence GTGGCACTTCCGCCCCTTACCCCTGAACAGCGCGCTGCCGCGCTCGAAAAGGCCGCCGCGGCTCGCCGGGAGCGCGCCGAGGTCAAGAACCGGCTCAAGCACTCCGGCGCCTCCCTTCACGAGGTCATCAAGCAAGGCCAGGAGAACGACGTCATCGGCAAGATGAAGGTCTCCGCCCTGCTCGAATCCCTCCCCGGTGTCGGGAAAGTGCGCGCCAAGCAGATCATGGAACGGCTCGGCATCTCCGAGAGCCGCCGAGTGCGCGGTCTTGGCTCGAACCAGATCGCATCCCTGGAGCGCGAGTTCGGCGGCACCCCCGCCTGA
- the gmk gene encoding guanylate kinase, giving the protein MSYAVSRGATRPLASQGVAPTPPVRRPRLTVLSGPSGVGKSTVVAHLRTVHPEVWLSVSATTRKPRPGEQHGVQYFFVDDDEFDKLVANGELLEWAEFAGHRYGTPRRAVLDKLGAGEPVLLEIDLQGARLVRESMPDAHLIFLAPPSWDELVRRLTGRGTESPEVIERRLAAARVELAAESEFDRTLVNTSVEDVARELLALMQIV; this is encoded by the coding sequence ATGAGCTATGCAGTCTCCCGGGGGGCAACGCGCCCCCTCGCTTCGCAGGGGGTCGCCCCGACCCCCCCGGTCAGACGTCCGCGGCTGACCGTGCTCTCCGGCCCCTCGGGGGTCGGCAAGAGCACGGTCGTCGCGCATCTGCGCACGGTGCATCCCGAGGTCTGGCTCTCGGTGTCGGCGACCACCCGCAAACCGCGCCCCGGCGAACAGCACGGTGTGCAGTATTTCTTCGTCGACGACGACGAGTTCGACAAACTCGTCGCGAACGGCGAACTCCTGGAGTGGGCCGAATTCGCCGGCCACCGTTACGGCACACCCCGCCGGGCGGTGCTCGACAAGCTCGGCGCGGGCGAGCCGGTGCTGCTGGAGATCGACCTCCAGGGCGCCCGGCTGGTCCGGGAGTCGATGCCTGACGCCCACCTGATCTTCCTCGCCCCGCCCAGCTGGGACGAGCTGGTCCGCCGGCTCACCGGGCGCGGTACCGAGTCGCCCGAGGTCATCGAGCGGCGGCTGGCCGCCGCCCGCGTCGAACTGGCCGCCGAGTCCGAGTTCGACCGGACCCTTGTCAACACCTCCGTCGAGGATGTAGCGCGTGAGCTGCTAGCCTTGATGCAGATTGTCTGA
- the rpoZ gene encoding DNA-directed RNA polymerase subunit omega codes for MSSSITTPEGIINPPIDELLEATDSKYSLVIYAAKRARQINAYYSQLGEGLLEYVGPLVDTHVHEKPLSIALREINAGLLTSEAVDAPAH; via the coding sequence GTGTCCTCTTCCATCACCACGCCCGAGGGCATCATCAACCCGCCGATCGACGAGCTGCTCGAAGCAACCGACTCCAAGTACAGCCTGGTGATCTACGCGGCCAAGCGCGCCCGCCAGATCAACGCGTACTACTCCCAGCTCGGCGAAGGCCTGCTGGAATACGTCGGTCCCCTCGTGGACACCCACGTCCACGAGAAGCCGCTCTCGATCGCACTGCGCGAGATCAACGCGGGTCTGCTGACCTCGGAGGCCGTGGACGCCCCCGCGCACTGA
- the coaBC gene encoding bifunctional phosphopantothenoylcysteine decarboxylase/phosphopantothenate--cysteine ligase CoaBC translates to MTREADEGRTAGGRPRPRVVLGVGGGIAAYKACELLRRLSESGHDVTVVPTASALHFVGEATWSALSGNPVSTRVWDGVHEVPHVRIGQHADLVVVAPATADLLARAAHGLADDLLTNTLLTARCPVVFAPAMHTEMWEHPATQENVATLRRRGAVVIEPAVGRLTGVDTGKGRLPDPAEIFEVCRRVAARGTLPRDLAGRHVVVSAGGTREPLDPVRFLGNRSSGKQGYALARTAVARGARVTLVAANTALPDPAGADVVPVGTAAQLREAVLKAAGDADVVVMAAAVADFRPAAYATAKIKKKDGEEPAPIALTRNADILAELSADRPRTGQLVVGFAAETDDVLANGRAKLARKGCDLLVVNEVGERRAFGSEDNEAVVLGADGSSTAVPFGPKEALADTVWDLVAARLPAGAERDSSGRA, encoded by the coding sequence ATGACGCGCGAGGCCGACGAGGGGCGCACGGCGGGCGGCAGGCCACGGCCACGGGTGGTGCTCGGGGTGGGCGGCGGCATCGCCGCCTACAAGGCCTGCGAGCTGCTGCGCCGGCTCAGTGAGTCCGGGCACGACGTCACGGTGGTGCCGACCGCGTCCGCCCTGCACTTCGTCGGCGAGGCCACCTGGTCCGCGCTGTCCGGCAACCCCGTCTCCACCCGGGTCTGGGACGGCGTCCACGAGGTGCCACACGTCAGGATCGGCCAGCACGCCGACCTGGTGGTGGTCGCACCCGCCACCGCCGACCTGCTCGCCAGGGCCGCCCACGGCCTGGCCGACGACCTGCTCACCAACACCCTGCTCACCGCGCGCTGCCCGGTCGTCTTCGCGCCCGCCATGCACACCGAGATGTGGGAGCACCCCGCCACACAGGAGAATGTCGCGACCCTGCGCCGCCGTGGCGCCGTCGTGATCGAGCCCGCGGTCGGCCGGCTCACCGGCGTCGACACCGGCAAGGGGCGGCTGCCCGACCCCGCGGAGATCTTCGAGGTGTGCCGCCGCGTGGCGGCCCGCGGCACCCTGCCGCGCGACCTGGCCGGACGCCATGTGGTGGTCAGCGCCGGCGGCACCAGGGAGCCGCTCGACCCGGTCCGCTTCCTCGGCAACCGCTCCTCGGGCAAGCAGGGCTACGCGCTGGCCCGTACCGCGGTCGCCCGCGGCGCCCGGGTGACGCTGGTCGCCGCCAACACCGCGCTGCCCGACCCGGCGGGCGCCGACGTGGTGCCGGTCGGCACCGCCGCCCAGTTGCGCGAGGCCGTGCTCAAGGCCGCGGGTGACGCCGACGTGGTCGTGATGGCCGCCGCCGTCGCCGACTTCAGGCCCGCCGCCTACGCCACCGCCAAGATCAAGAAGAAGGACGGCGAGGAGCCCGCGCCGATCGCGCTGACCCGCAACGCCGACATCCTCGCCGAGCTGTCCGCCGACCGGCCGCGTACCGGACAGCTGGTCGTCGGCTTCGCCGCCGAGACCGACGACGTCCTCGCCAACGGCCGCGCCAAGCTCGCCCGCAAGGGCTGCGACCTGCTGGTCGTCAACGAGGTGGGGGAGCGGCGGGCCTTCGGCAGCGAGGACAACGAGGCCGTGGTCCTCGGCGCCGACGGCAGCAGCACCGCGGTGCCCTTCGGCCCCAAGGAAGCGCTCGCCGACACGGTGTGGGACCTGGTCGCGGCCAGGCTGCCCGCCGGTGCGGAACGGGATTCGTCCGGCCGGGCGTAG
- the metK gene encoding methionine adenosyltransferase: MSRRLFTSESVTEGHPDKIADQISDTILDALLTADPTSRVAVETMITTGQVHIAGEVTTTAYADIATLVRNKILDIGYDSSKKGFDGASCGVSVSIGAQSPDIAQGVDTAYEKRVEGAGDGADDDLDKQGAGDQGLMFGYASDETPELMPLPITLAHRLSRRLTEVRKNGTIPYLRPDGKTQVTIEYDGDKAVRLDTVVVSSQHASDIDLESLLAPDIREFVVEVELKALLDDGIKLDTEGYKLLVNPTGRFEIGGPMGDAGLTGRKIIIDTYGGMARHGGGAFSGKDPSKVDRSAAYAMRWVAKNVVAAGLAARCEVQVAYAIGKAEPVGLFVETFGTESVDVEKIEQAISQVFDLRPAAIIRDLDLLRPIYAQTAAYGHFGRELPDFTWERKDRVDALRSAAGL, from the coding sequence GTGTCCCGCCGCCTCTTCACCTCGGAGTCCGTCACCGAGGGCCACCCCGACAAGATCGCTGACCAGATCAGCGACACGATCCTCGACGCACTCCTGACGGCCGACCCGACATCCCGGGTCGCCGTGGAGACGATGATCACGACCGGCCAGGTGCATATCGCGGGCGAGGTGACGACGACCGCCTACGCGGACATCGCCACCCTGGTGCGCAACAAGATCCTCGACATCGGGTACGACTCGTCCAAGAAGGGCTTCGACGGCGCCTCCTGCGGCGTCTCGGTGTCCATCGGCGCGCAGTCCCCCGACATCGCGCAGGGCGTCGACACCGCATACGAGAAGCGGGTCGAGGGCGCGGGCGACGGCGCCGACGACGACCTGGACAAGCAGGGCGCAGGCGACCAGGGCCTGATGTTCGGCTACGCCTCCGACGAGACGCCCGAGCTGATGCCGCTGCCGATCACCCTGGCCCACCGGCTCTCCAGGCGCCTCACCGAAGTCCGCAAGAACGGCACCATCCCGTATCTGCGCCCCGACGGAAAGACCCAGGTCACCATCGAGTACGACGGCGACAAGGCCGTCCGCCTCGACACCGTCGTGGTCTCCTCGCAGCACGCCTCCGACATCGACCTGGAGTCGCTGCTCGCCCCCGACATCCGCGAATTCGTGGTCGAGGTCGAGCTGAAGGCCCTCCTGGACGACGGCATCAAGCTCGACACCGAGGGCTACAAGCTGCTGGTCAACCCCACCGGGCGGTTCGAGATCGGCGGCCCGATGGGTGACGCCGGCCTCACCGGCCGGAAGATCATCATCGACACGTACGGCGGCATGGCCCGCCACGGTGGCGGCGCCTTCTCCGGCAAGGACCCGTCCAAGGTCGACCGCTCCGCCGCCTACGCGATGCGCTGGGTCGCCAAGAACGTGGTGGCGGCCGGCCTCGCCGCCCGCTGCGAGGTCCAGGTCGCCTACGCCATCGGAAAGGCCGAGCCCGTGGGCCTCTTCGTGGAGACCTTCGGCACGGAGAGTGTCGACGTCGAGAAGATCGAGCAGGCCATCTCCCAGGTCTTCGACCTGCGCCCGGCAGCGATCATCCGCGACCTCGACCTCCTGCGCCCGATCTACGCCCAGACGGCGGCCTACGGCCACTTCGGCCGTGAGCTTCCCGACTTCACCTGGGAGCGCAAGGACCGCGTCGACGCGCTTCGCTCGGCCGCGGGGCTCTGA